The Anopheles merus strain MAF chromosome 2L, AmerM5.1, whole genome shotgun sequence genome has a segment encoding these proteins:
- the LOC121591954 gene encoding rhythmically expressed gene 5 protein — MAHGRKLSFSAAVMVVSSLVTVCSGSAIPMWEFLSRGEKMSHLYTMFAKQVSSYCKNSQDMPTNMCKRNLLMYGINKLQDMNESHLDSMDPYQRGATDIIWDAMMDGHTKNGKKKTQTTVAPAYIMSEQFEHNPLFDDPAPTDGAVRKSGNGPVNKYGMDYDYASGPTGQEMQYSEPQNHLPQEAPTNVDYSYEPAASAHFNNLAPYEQTSNYLTGPMVVRLRPDGTPVEEDKVQPAPVVPKDDDIKEMTLGKEKMPSFQQIYDSLKQNEEHHLPSTAAPTTAAPTTTAAPRPAVVLPVVAPTQQVYAYVQRLPNYLRSYRTAYRVYNAH; from the exons ATGGCACACGGAAGGAAGCTAAGCTTCAGTGCGGCGGTAATGGTGGTGTCGAGCCTGGTGACCGTGTGTTCCGGTTCGGCCATCCCGATGTGGGAGTTTCTCAGCCGTGGCGAAAAG ATGTCGCATCTGTACACGATGTTCGCCAAGCAGGTGTCGAGCTACTGCAAAAACTCCCAAGACATGCCGACCAACATGTGCAAGCGCAATCTGCTGATGTACGGCATCAACAAGCTGCAGGACATGAACGAGTCGCACCTGGACTCGATGGACCCGTACCAGCGTGGAGCGACCGATATAA TTTGGGACGCGATGATGGACGGACACACGAAGAACGGCAAAAAGAAGACGCAGACGACGGTCGCGCCGGCCTACATCATGAGCGAGCAGTTCGAGCACAACCCGCTGTTCGACGATCCGGCCCCGACCGATGGGGCGGTGCGCAAGAGCGGCAACGGCCCGGTCAACAAGTACGGCATGGACTACGACTACGCCAGTGGACCTACCGGGCAGGAGATGCAGTACTCCGAGCCGCAGAACCACCTGCCGCAGGAAGCACCGACGAACGTCGATTACAGCTACGAGCCGGCCGCGTCCGCCCACTTCAACAACCTGGCCCCGTACGAGCAGACGAGCAACTACCTGACCGGCCCGATGGTGGTGCGCCTCCGCCCGGACGGTACGCCCGTGGAGGAGGACAAGGTGCAGCCGGCACCGGTCGTGCCCAAGGACGACGACATCAAGGAGATGACGCTCGGCAAGGAGAAGATGCCCAGCTTCCAGCAGATCTACGACAGCCTGAAGCAGAACGAGGAGCATCATCTGCCGTCGACGGCTGCACCGACCACCGCCGCACCCACGACGACGGCTGCACCCCGGCCGGCCGTTGTGCTGCCGGTGGTGGCACCCACACAGCAAGTGTACGCCTACGTTCAGCGTCTGCCCAACTACCTCCGGTCGTACCGCACCGCCTACCGGGTGTACAACGCGCACTAA